TCTACCATGCTATTCCTCCTTTTTTTGTTTGTCGGATGTGATTTTTGTTAGTTGATTAATGTAAAGCGCTTTTTGTGCTTCTTCCCCTTTGACTTTAGAACTAACAGTCGGGAAGAAAAACACTTTAAGCACAACAAAAATCACAACCAACTTAATGATGATGATCAGCCAAAGTTTTTGACCGACGCTTGACATGTTTTTAAAACCGTCAATGTAAAAAAACAGAATGCGTTTAATCATAAGCCCTCCTTCGAGGCTACGGAAATTATATATCAAAAAAAATAGGGTGTCAATAAATTTTAATGTAGATTTAATAGAAAAATAGTCTTTTTATACATATGAACATTCATTTGCTTTAATCAATGTAAAATTTTTGTAAAAAAGCCCTAAAAAAGGGCAATTTAAGAGAAAGA
This genomic interval from Nautilia profundicola AmH contains the following:
- a CDS encoding DUF4492 domain-containing protein, whose product is MIKRILFFYIDGFKNMSSVGQKLWLIIIIKLVVIFVVLKVFFFPTVSSKVKGEEAQKALYINQLTKITSDKQKKEE